The sequence CGGCCGTGGACGAGCACGAGGAGGCGGCTCTGGCCGTCGAGCGCGCGATCGGGGCGGTCGGCGGATCGGCCCGCGGGTTCGGCGCCGACGTGACCGACGAAGAGGCCGTCGAGCGGACCACGATGGCGATTACTACGGACTGGGGGGGAATCGATGTTCTGGTGACCTGCGCGGGCATCTCGGTTGGCGGCACCGTGACCGCCACGCCCCCCGGGGTGTGGGATCGGGTCTTCCAGGTGAACGTGCGCGGGACCTATCTCTGGATCAAGGCGGTGCTCCCCAGCATGACGGCCCGTCGGCGCGGGTCCATCATCACGGTCGGCTCGCAGCTCGCGCTGGCCGGAGGGCGGGGCAATGCCTCCTACATCGCCTCGAAAGCGGCGGTCATCGCCCTCACCCGTACCGTCGCCCTAGATCACGCCGCCGACGGGATTCGGGCCAACGTCCTCATTCCGGGGGCGATCCAGACTCCCATGCTGGAGCGATCGTTCGCGCGTCAGGCCGATCCCGAGCTGGCCCGGGAGCGGTCCCGAAGCCGGCATCCGATGGGCCGGTTTGGGAGCGCCCGGGAAGTCGCCCAGGCCGCGCTGTACCTCGCCTCCGACGACTCGTCCTTCAGCACGGGCAGCCTGCTGGTCGTCGACGGCGGCTGGCTGGCCGGGTAGCGGGGGCGGGTACGCTGCCCCTCTTTCTGCGGCTGGCCACGCTGCTCCTTCTTCTGGCTGGCCCGCCGGTGGCCGCCGGTCTGGAGCCCTCGCCATCGGGCCAGGCGAGCCGGATGACCGCGCTCCGCCGGCTCGTCGACGCGGCCGTGAAGGAGGCCGCCGCGCTGTCGACTCCGGACGAGCGCCGGGCCCTCACGGGGGTCGCTCGGGTGCAGGCCTGGATCGGCGACGTCGCGGGGGCTCAGCAGAGCGCGGCGGTGCCTTCCGACGACGCCGCCCGGATCGAGGCGCTGGGCGCGATCGCGGTGGCTCAGGCGAGGGCCCGCGATGTCGGGGGCGCCCTGCAGACGGTGGCGGGGCTACCGAGCGAGCCCGCGCGGCGGGACGCGCTGAAGGCGATCGTCAAGGCGCAGGTCCGAACGGGGGACGTGGCGGGCGCGCTCGCGACGGTCACCTCGGTGCAGGAAGAAGCGCTGACCGGAGTCTTGTTGGCCGAGATCGCCCAGGCCCAGGCGCTGAGCGGCGACGTCGCCGGCGCCGAGCAGACGGCGGCGCTCCTCCAGGACGACCGGCTCCGGGATGGCCTGCGCGCGATCCTGGGCCTCCAGCAGGCGGCCACCGGGCGCATCGCCGAAGCCCTGAAGACGGCCAGCGCCATGTCGCCGCGAGGCGCCGCCCGGCTCCTGGTCCTGGTGGAGGTCGCTGGCGCGCAGGCCAGGGCCGGGGACGAGCGCGGTGCGCGCCAGACGGTCGCCCTTCTCCCACCGGGTCGGTGGGGAGACGGCGCGCTGATGGGCATCGGGCGGATGCTGGCCGAGGGCGGGCACATCGCGGCCGCGGGGAAGATCGTCGGCGAGCTCGCGCGAGAGACGGAACGCGACCTCGTGCTGGGGGCGGTCGCCCGAGCCCAGGCCAGGACGGGCGACCTCAAGGGGGCCATGCAGAGCGTCGCGGCCATCCAGGACCGACAGGCGAGGACCTCGGCGCTGAGCGGGGTAGCCGAGAGCCGGGTCCGGGCAGGCGACCTCGCTGGCGCGCTGCAGGCCGCCGCCACTCCCGGATTCGAGGCCGACCGGGATGAGCTGCTGCCGGCGATCGCCGAGG comes from Candidatus Methylomirabilota bacterium and encodes:
- a CDS encoding SDR family oxidoreductase — its product is MKLAGRVAVVTGAGSGIGRAVAELLAEEGARVAAVDEHEEAALAVERAIGAVGGSARGFGADVTDEEAVERTTMAITTDWGGIDVLVTCAGISVGGTVTATPPGVWDRVFQVNVRGTYLWIKAVLPSMTARRRGSIITVGSQLALAGGRGNASYIASKAAVIALTRTVALDHAADGIRANVLIPGAIQTPMLERSFARQADPELARERSRSRHPMGRFGSAREVAQAALYLASDDSSFSTGSLLVVDGGWLAG